The following proteins are encoded in a genomic region of Vibrio spartinae:
- a CDS encoding glycosyltransferase, which produces MKGGYTLISFASSWGYTRGGINAFNTDFLGGIKEFYQDEVQVICVVLKATKEDISNAAKNNIRLVVAPYDIDPEDAVDIVVSKLKQLDVQLNRDRTIILGHDRITGEISILVGQKLNIRSSVIHHMSYEHYESVAENAASAEAKRRIQQHIFEQADVKFAVGPLLRDALSDLLDTDDVHMLVPGLADISPRSHIRKTFSLYVSGRLSIDTSKLKQGQLAVAAFASSVKQAMQHQFPENLTHPKLILRGVDFDPGAEDDFVQSEKSLKQFAADYAGRVININPLPYATERAVVLEELRLASAAAMPSWHEGFGLVAWEAIAAGVPVILSRNSGVYQLLKENHAEFASGFTWPVDIGGQVTAPYFSDHDLHNISKAVIEIARDTLGARKKALKLKSELAHYTWGNCAQIFFHALGWYVEGESVRQTIPDHGNRADSNRPGEGDSMGQQQRSEPNTHVGCQNVIYGDQQIITGNQEVITGGHVTIIHDNKY; this is translated from the coding sequence ATGAAAGGAGGTTACACACTTATCTCTTTCGCCAGTAGTTGGGGGTATACGAGAGGTGGAATTAACGCGTTTAACACTGATTTTTTGGGCGGCATAAAAGAGTTCTATCAGGATGAAGTGCAGGTTATTTGCGTTGTTTTAAAAGCGACAAAGGAAGACATTTCGAATGCTGCGAAGAACAATATCAGGCTAGTTGTAGCACCTTATGACATCGATCCTGAAGACGCAGTGGACATAGTTGTGAGCAAGCTCAAACAGCTGGATGTGCAGCTCAATAGAGATCGGACGATTATTTTGGGGCATGATCGAATTACGGGAGAGATCTCTATTTTAGTTGGCCAGAAGCTCAACATCCGCTCTTCCGTTATTCACCATATGAGTTATGAGCATTATGAAAGTGTGGCAGAAAACGCAGCGTCAGCCGAAGCAAAGCGTAGGATACAACAACACATCTTTGAACAGGCTGACGTCAAATTTGCGGTAGGTCCTTTGCTGAGAGATGCACTTAGCGATCTTCTGGATACCGATGATGTCCATATGCTGGTGCCGGGTTTAGCTGACATTTCCCCCCGAAGTCATATCAGAAAAACCTTTTCACTGTATGTTAGTGGTCGATTAAGTATTGATACTTCAAAATTGAAACAGGGCCAGTTAGCTGTGGCTGCGTTTGCTTCAAGTGTAAAACAGGCAATGCAGCATCAGTTTCCAGAAAATCTGACCCATCCCAAGCTGATCTTAAGAGGAGTGGATTTTGATCCGGGTGCAGAAGATGATTTTGTGCAATCGGAGAAATCTTTAAAGCAATTTGCAGCCGATTATGCGGGCAGGGTGATAAATATAAATCCTTTGCCCTACGCGACGGAAAGAGCAGTGGTATTGGAAGAACTGAGGTTGGCTTCAGCCGCTGCGATGCCTTCATGGCATGAAGGATTTGGCCTAGTGGCCTGGGAAGCGATCGCTGCTGGTGTACCGGTGATTCTCAGCCGAAATAGCGGGGTTTATCAACTGCTCAAAGAGAACCACGCGGAGTTTGCCAGTGGTTTCACTTGGCCAGTCGATATTGGCGGTCAGGTGACCGCACCTTATTTCTCTGATCATGATCTTCATAACATAAGCAAAGCGGTGATAGAAATCGCCCGAGATACTCTTGGTGCAAGAAAGAAAGCCCTGAAACTCAAATCAGAGCTTGCGCATTATACTTGGGGAAATTGTGCTCAAATTTTCTTTCACGCTCTTGGTTGGTATGTGGAAGGGGAATCTGTCCGGCAGACTATTCCAGATCATGGCAATCGGGCTGATAGCAATAGACCGGGGGAAGGCGATTCTATGGGGCAGCAACAGCGCTCAGAGCCAAATACACATGTAGGATGCCAAAATGTGATTTATGGAGATCAGCAGATTATCACAGGTAATCAGGAAGTGATAACGGGAGGGCATGTGACCATTATTCATGATAACAAATATTAA